A window of the Microvirga terrae genome harbors these coding sequences:
- a CDS encoding GNAT family N-acetyltransferase codes for MHTASSASPSIPTLETERLVLRGHRVDDLADCLALWSDPEITRFIGGKPSTQEEVWSRLVRYVGHWALLGFGYWAVTEKAGGRFMGEVGFADFRRVIEPSLEGVPEIGWVIAPHGHGKGYATEAARAAIAWGEGHFGPVRTACIIAPENEPSIRVAEKCGYREFRRTTYKDKPTIMFVR; via the coding sequence ATGCACACTGCCTCCTCAGCGTCCCCCTCCATCCCGACCCTTGAGACAGAGCGCCTCGTGCTGCGCGGCCACAGGGTCGACGACCTCGCCGATTGCCTCGCCCTCTGGAGCGATCCGGAGATCACGCGCTTCATCGGCGGCAAGCCATCGACGCAGGAGGAGGTCTGGTCCCGGCTGGTGCGCTATGTCGGCCATTGGGCCCTGTTGGGCTTCGGCTACTGGGCCGTGACCGAGAAGGCAGGCGGCCGTTTCATGGGCGAGGTCGGCTTCGCGGATTTCCGGCGCGTGATCGAGCCGTCCCTGGAGGGCGTTCCGGAGATCGGCTGGGTGATCGCGCCGCACGGCCACGGCAAGGGCTACGCGACCGAGGCCGCACGCGCCGCGATCGCCTGGGGCGAGGGGCATTTCGGTCCCGTGCGCACGGCCTGCATCATCGCACCGGAGAACGAGCCGTCGATCCGGGTGGCGGAGAAATGCGGCTACCGGGAATTTCGCCGCACGACCTACAAGGACAAGCCGACCATCATGTTCGTGCGCTAG